From Streptomyces fungicidicus, one genomic window encodes:
- a CDS encoding triose-phosphate isomerase family protein, translating into MPGPARPPVLLGVSLKMYFGHHETLNWARRIAALAAGHPAVTSGAARLFVLPSFPALVPAAGILAPYGVALGAQDIATEDTGPYTGEVGGPALKEIGCHYAEVGHAERRRLYGEGDTVVAAKTAAALRNRLTPVLCVGERDRGTPGEAAARTVAEAARLLDGLDGTVVLAYEPQWAIGAPEPASAEHIAAVCGALRTWLDDRPRHAGSAVIYGGSAGPGLLTRLAGSADGLFLGRFAHDPANVGAILDEIRSPAPAAVA; encoded by the coding sequence ATGCCCGGCCCCGCCCGTCCGCCCGTCCTGCTCGGGGTGAGCCTGAAGATGTACTTCGGCCACCACGAGACCCTCAACTGGGCCCGCAGGATCGCCGCCCTCGCCGCCGGCCACCCCGCCGTCACCTCCGGCGCGGCACGCCTCTTCGTCCTGCCCTCCTTCCCGGCCCTGGTCCCCGCCGCCGGCATCCTCGCCCCCTACGGCGTCGCCCTCGGCGCCCAGGACATCGCCACCGAGGACACCGGGCCGTACACCGGCGAGGTCGGCGGACCCGCGCTGAAGGAGATCGGCTGCCACTACGCCGAGGTCGGGCACGCCGAACGCCGCCGCCTGTACGGCGAGGGCGACACGGTCGTCGCCGCCAAGACGGCCGCCGCCCTGCGCAACCGGCTCACCCCCGTCCTCTGCGTCGGCGAACGCGACCGCGGCACCCCCGGGGAGGCCGCCGCGCGCACGGTCGCCGAGGCCGCCCGCCTGCTGGACGGCCTCGACGGCACCGTGGTTCTCGCCTACGAACCGCAGTGGGCCATCGGCGCCCCCGAGCCGGCCTCCGCGGAACACATCGCCGCCGTCTGCGGCGCCCTGCGGACCTGGCTGGACGACCGGCCCCGGCACGCGGGCTCGGCCGTCATCTACGGCGGGAGCGCCGGCCCCGGCCTGCTCACCCGCCTGGCCGGCAGCGCCGACGGCCTCTTCCTCGGCCGCTTCGCCCACGACCCGGCGAACGTCGGGGCGATCCTCGACGAGATCCGCTCCCCGGCCCCGGCGGCGGTGGCGTGA
- a CDS encoding sugar phosphate isomerase/epimerase family protein, which translates to MAYGISTYAYFWRISGRAPRPMTLTEMLRDTAELGGRVFQICDYAPLLSYDSAQLADVRATARDLGLTLELGTRGIGPRHLLAFLDKAGELGVTLVRSMLNTAGHRPDTAEAVTLLKESVPRYEAAGVTLGLETYEQVSTDDLLTVVRGVGSEHLGVVLDPGNSVARLERPADVVAATAPHVVNIHVKDFAFTRRDGWVGFTYAGCPLGEGLLDYDGMISAVRPAERGLNQIVEHWLPWQDEGYDATARLEHQWTQHSINTLLRSE; encoded by the coding sequence ATGGCGTACGGCATCAGCACCTACGCCTACTTCTGGCGGATCTCCGGGCGCGCGCCGCGCCCGATGACGCTCACCGAGATGCTCCGCGACACCGCGGAACTGGGCGGCCGGGTCTTCCAGATCTGCGACTACGCCCCCCTGCTGTCGTACGACTCCGCGCAGCTCGCCGACGTCCGCGCCACCGCCCGCGACCTGGGCCTCACCCTGGAACTCGGCACCCGGGGCATCGGCCCCCGCCATCTGCTCGCCTTCCTCGACAAGGCAGGCGAACTGGGCGTCACCCTGGTGCGGTCCATGCTCAACACCGCCGGCCACCGGCCGGACACCGCCGAGGCCGTGACCCTGCTGAAGGAGTCCGTGCCCCGCTACGAGGCGGCCGGCGTCACCCTCGGTCTGGAGACCTACGAGCAGGTCTCCACCGACGACCTGCTCACCGTCGTGCGCGGCGTCGGCAGCGAGCACCTCGGGGTCGTCCTCGACCCCGGCAACAGCGTCGCCCGGCTGGAACGCCCCGCCGACGTGGTCGCCGCCACCGCACCGCACGTGGTCAACATCCATGTGAAGGACTTCGCCTTCACCCGGCGCGACGGCTGGGTCGGCTTCACCTACGCGGGATGCCCGCTCGGCGAGGGCCTCCTGGACTACGACGGCATGATCTCCGCCGTCCGCCCCGCCGAGCGGGGCCTCAACCAGATCGTGGAGCACTGGCTCCCGTGGCAGGACGAGGGCTACGACGCCACCGCCCGGCTCGAACACCAGTGGACGCAGCACAGCATCAACACCCTTCTGAGGAGCGAGTAA
- a CDS encoding phosphogluconate dehydrogenase C-terminal domain-containing protein translates to MATEIETRADVKTVAVIGAAGKMGQRVSNNLVESDFRVLFSEASAKGQELIRGLGRELTGSADAVAEADVVVLAVPDVVLGTVSAELVPLMKPGTVVLTLDPAAAYAGLLFSRDDIHYACAHPCHPSVFLERTTQEEWQDTFGGIAAPQEVVAAYEGGDDARRELAESVIRVMYAPVVDVHWVTVKQLAVLEPTLVETIACMVGALLTEALHETVHTVGVPEKAARAMLLGHTQVALANTLKGSNPFSDACLIAMDYGRESIVRDDWKKVFEDEELDKVITRMLKIKEIRR, encoded by the coding sequence ATGGCCACCGAGATCGAAACCAGGGCCGACGTGAAGACCGTCGCCGTCATCGGGGCCGCCGGCAAGATGGGCCAGCGTGTCTCCAACAACCTGGTCGAGAGCGACTTCCGGGTGCTCTTCAGCGAGGCGTCCGCCAAGGGCCAGGAACTGATCCGCGGCCTCGGCCGCGAACTGACCGGGTCCGCCGACGCCGTCGCCGAGGCCGACGTGGTCGTCCTCGCCGTCCCGGACGTCGTCCTCGGCACGGTCTCCGCGGAACTCGTCCCGCTGATGAAGCCGGGCACCGTCGTGCTCACCCTCGACCCGGCCGCCGCCTACGCCGGCCTGCTCTTCTCCCGCGACGACATCCACTACGCCTGCGCCCACCCCTGCCACCCGTCGGTGTTCCTGGAGCGCACCACCCAGGAGGAGTGGCAGGACACCTTCGGCGGCATCGCCGCCCCGCAGGAGGTCGTCGCCGCGTACGAGGGCGGGGACGACGCCAGGCGGGAGCTGGCCGAGTCCGTCATCCGCGTGATGTACGCGCCCGTCGTCGACGTCCACTGGGTCACCGTCAAGCAGCTCGCCGTGCTGGAGCCCACCCTCGTGGAGACCATCGCCTGCATGGTCGGCGCCCTGCTCACCGAGGCGCTGCACGAGACGGTCCACACCGTCGGCGTGCCCGAGAAGGCCGCCCGCGCGATGCTGCTCGGCCACACCCAGGTCGCCCTCGCGAACACCCTCAAGGGCTCCAACCCGTTCTCCGACGCCTGCCTGATCGCCATGGACTACGGCCGGGAGTCCATCGTCCGCGACGACTGGAAGAAGGTCTTCGAGGACGAGGAGCTCGACAAGGTCATCACCCGCATGCTGAAGATCAAGGAGATCAGGCGCTGA
- a CDS encoding ABC transporter ATP-binding protein codes for MIRIDSVTKRYPDGTVAVDRLSLDIPDRSITVLVGPSGCGKTTTLRMINRMVEPTEGTILLDGEDSRRQPVTTLRRSMGYVIQNAGLFQHRTIVDNIATVPRMLGWGKQRARERAAELMERVGLDPSLAKRYPYQLSGGQQQRVGVARALAADPPVLLMDEPFSAVDPVVRKGLQDELLRIQDELGKTIVFVTHDIDEAIKLGTMVAVLREGGRLAQYAPPAELLSNPADGFVEDFLGADRGIRRLSFFPSAALELTTDAVIRSGAAAGPAAATGAAHLLVTDADGRPLGWAAREEATAGDVRADRLLPYGRPFTPGADSLRVALDCAVLSPVGWAVAVDGDGRVTGVVSQQTIGEAIRAAHTEGRADTEKAGVAE; via the coding sequence TTGATACGGATCGACTCAGTCACGAAGCGGTACCCGGACGGCACGGTGGCGGTGGACCGGCTGTCGCTGGACATCCCCGACCGCTCGATCACCGTCCTCGTCGGACCCTCGGGGTGCGGCAAGACGACCACCCTCCGCATGATCAACCGGATGGTCGAACCCACCGAGGGAACGATCCTCCTGGACGGTGAGGACAGCCGGCGGCAGCCGGTCACCACCCTGCGCCGGTCCATGGGGTACGTCATCCAGAACGCGGGGCTGTTCCAGCACCGCACGATCGTCGACAACATCGCCACCGTCCCCCGGATGCTCGGCTGGGGCAAGCAGCGGGCCCGGGAACGGGCGGCGGAGCTGATGGAGCGGGTGGGCCTCGACCCCTCGCTGGCCAAGCGGTACCCGTACCAGCTCTCCGGCGGCCAGCAGCAGCGCGTCGGGGTGGCGCGGGCGCTCGCCGCGGACCCGCCGGTGCTGCTGATGGACGAGCCGTTCTCGGCCGTCGACCCCGTGGTGCGCAAGGGGCTGCAGGACGAACTCCTGCGCATCCAGGACGAGCTGGGCAAGACCATCGTCTTCGTCACCCACGACATCGACGAGGCGATCAAGCTGGGCACCATGGTCGCGGTACTGCGCGAGGGCGGCCGGCTTGCCCAGTACGCGCCGCCCGCCGAACTGCTGTCGAACCCCGCCGACGGCTTCGTCGAGGACTTCCTGGGCGCCGACCGCGGCATCCGGCGGCTGTCCTTCTTCCCGTCCGCCGCACTGGAGCTGACGACCGACGCCGTGATCCGGTCCGGCGCCGCCGCCGGACCGGCCGCCGCCACCGGGGCCGCGCACCTGCTGGTCACCGACGCCGACGGCCGTCCGCTCGGCTGGGCCGCCCGCGAGGAGGCGACCGCCGGCGACGTCCGCGCGGACCGGCTGCTGCCGTACGGTCGGCCGTTCACGCCCGGCGCCGACTCCCTGCGGGTCGCCCTCGACTGCGCCGTGCTCTCGCCCGTCGGCTGGGCGGTCGCGGTGGACGGCGACGGCCGGGTGACCGGCGTCGTCTCGCAGCAGACCATCGGCGAGGCGATCCGCGCCGCCCACACCGAGGGCCGGGCGGACACGGAGAAGGCCGGGGTCGCCGAGTGA
- a CDS encoding ABC transporter permease, translating into MNGFFDIPSDLQNSWAGLIGVHMREALLPVAAGLLLALPVAQLCGRFRWLYPPVLGTTTVLYAIPSLAFFVVLIDYTGQTELTVMIPLALYSLVVLVPAIVDGVRSVPDETLTAATAMGLGPVRRYLQVQLPIAAPAIVAGLRVATASSISLVSVGALIGNQGALGNLLAAAQKYDRPELAVNAVLTMAVLAILCDALLVGLRVLLTPWMPRAGTRPRPAAARDPEGALR; encoded by the coding sequence GTGAACGGCTTCTTCGACATCCCCAGCGACCTGCAGAACAGCTGGGCCGGCCTGATCGGTGTGCACATGAGGGAGGCCCTGCTGCCGGTGGCAGCGGGACTTCTCCTCGCCCTGCCCGTCGCCCAGTTGTGCGGGCGCTTCCGCTGGCTGTACCCGCCCGTGCTCGGCACCACGACCGTGCTGTACGCCATCCCCTCCCTGGCGTTCTTCGTCGTCCTCATCGACTACACCGGCCAGACCGAGCTCACCGTGATGATCCCGCTGGCCCTGTACAGCCTGGTGGTGCTGGTCCCGGCCATCGTCGACGGTGTGCGCTCGGTGCCGGACGAGACCCTGACCGCGGCCACCGCCATGGGCCTCGGCCCCGTACGCCGCTACCTCCAGGTGCAGTTGCCCATCGCCGCGCCCGCCATCGTCGCCGGGCTCCGGGTGGCCACCGCGTCCAGCATCTCCCTGGTCAGCGTCGGCGCCCTGATCGGCAACCAGGGCGCCCTCGGCAACCTGCTCGCCGCCGCACAGAAGTACGACCGGCCCGAACTCGCCGTGAACGCCGTGCTCACGATGGCCGTCCTGGCCATCCTGTGCGACGCCCTGCTGGTCGGGCTGCGGGTGCTGCTGACGCCGTGGATGCCCCGCGCCGGAACCCGTCCCCGGCCCGCCGCGGCGCGGGACCCCGAGGGGGCGCTCCGGTGA
- a CDS encoding ABC transporter permease — protein sequence MNVLDFVNAFFSDSAHWHGYDGIPQRFWEHLQYSLLALAVAAAIGLPVGLLTGHTGRGGNALAFIANAARALPSFGLLVLAVLLIGFGLLPVMIPLVVLAIPPILVTTYEAVRSVDPAPVDAARGMGMRESRILFRVEVPVALPLVLSGLRSAAIQIVSTATIAAYVSLGGLGRYIIDGLYQRDYEKVVGGATLVAVLALATLAVFWAVGRLAVSPGVRRR from the coding sequence GTGAACGTCCTCGACTTCGTCAACGCCTTCTTCAGCGACAGCGCCCACTGGCACGGCTACGACGGCATCCCGCAGCGCTTCTGGGAGCACCTGCAGTACTCGTTGCTGGCGCTCGCCGTGGCCGCCGCGATCGGCCTGCCCGTCGGCCTGCTGACCGGCCACACCGGACGCGGCGGGAACGCCCTCGCCTTCATCGCCAACGCCGCCCGCGCCCTGCCCAGTTTCGGACTGCTGGTGCTCGCCGTCCTGCTGATCGGCTTCGGTCTGCTGCCGGTGATGATCCCGCTCGTCGTGCTGGCGATCCCGCCGATCCTGGTGACCACCTACGAGGCCGTGCGCTCCGTCGACCCCGCCCCGGTGGACGCCGCCAGGGGCATGGGCATGCGGGAGTCGCGGATCCTCTTCCGGGTCGAGGTGCCGGTGGCGCTCCCGCTCGTCCTGAGCGGTCTGCGGTCCGCCGCCATCCAGATCGTGTCGACCGCCACCATCGCCGCGTACGTCAGTCTCGGCGGGCTCGGCCGGTACATCATCGACGGGCTCTACCAGCGCGACTACGAGAAGGTGGTCGGCGGCGCCACCCTGGTGGCCGTCCTGGCGCTGGCCACCCTCGCGGTGTTCTGGGCGGTGGGCCGGCTGGCCGTGTCGCCCGGTGTGCGCAGGCGCTGA
- a CDS encoding ABC transporter substrate-binding protein: MTSTAQRSRSRTRHTGAAAVALAAAAALLAGCSSSDDTSDNPLEGEKAEAGTVVVGSNNFAESTLLADIYGEALRAKGLKVDYKHNIGSRETTYGLMKNGSITVLPEYNGSLLAYLDPEAGQESAEAVNEAAKAKLDKKLTLLESSPAEDKDSVALNAETAKKHGLTAESTLADLKDAAPEITIGGSPEFQTRQQGLKGLESVYGLKFKSFKALDAGGPLTQAALTGNEVQAADVFTTDPTIVKEKFVVLKDPENLFGFANVTPLVSKDGLPQEGVEALNAVSAKLDTKTLLDLDAQVQLEKKDPLDVAKAWLKSAGLD; the protein is encoded by the coding sequence ATGACTTCTACCGCGCAGCGCAGCAGGTCCAGAACGAGGCACACCGGCGCGGCGGCCGTCGCGCTCGCCGCCGCGGCGGCGCTGCTCGCGGGCTGCTCCTCCTCCGACGACACCTCCGACAACCCCCTCGAGGGGGAGAAGGCCGAGGCCGGCACCGTCGTCGTCGGCTCGAACAACTTCGCCGAGAGCACCCTGCTCGCCGACATCTACGGCGAGGCGCTCCGCGCCAAGGGCCTCAAGGTCGACTACAAGCACAACATCGGCAGCCGTGAGACGACGTACGGCCTGATGAAGAACGGCTCCATCACGGTCCTGCCGGAGTACAACGGCTCCCTCCTCGCCTACCTCGACCCCGAGGCCGGGCAGGAGTCGGCGGAGGCCGTGAACGAGGCCGCCAAGGCGAAGCTGGACAAGAAGCTGACGCTGCTGGAGTCGTCGCCGGCCGAGGACAAGGACTCGGTCGCCCTCAACGCCGAGACCGCGAAGAAGCACGGACTCACCGCCGAGTCCACCCTCGCCGACCTCAAGGACGCCGCCCCGGAGATCACCATAGGCGGCTCTCCCGAGTTCCAGACCCGGCAGCAGGGGCTGAAGGGCCTGGAGTCCGTCTACGGCCTGAAGTTCAAGTCGTTCAAGGCACTCGACGCGGGCGGCCCGCTCACCCAGGCGGCGCTCACCGGGAACGAGGTCCAGGCCGCGGACGTCTTCACCACCGACCCGACCATCGTCAAGGAGAAGTTCGTCGTCCTGAAGGACCCGGAGAACCTCTTCGGCTTCGCCAACGTCACCCCGCTGGTCAGCAAGGACGGGCTGCCCCAGGAGGGCGTCGAGGCGCTGAACGCGGTCTCCGCGAAGCTCGACACCAAGACGCTGCTCGACCTGGACGCCCAGGTGCAGCTGGAGAAGAAGGACCCGCTGGACGTGGCCAAGGCCTGGCTGAAGTCGGCCGGTCTGGACTGA
- a CDS encoding GTP-binding protein yields MAGSDTTARSSGGRSAPDTVKILIAGGFGVGKTTMVGSVSEIVPLRTEEPLTMAGLGVDDLNGVEEKRATTVALDFGRITVSDDLVLYLFGTPGQQRFWFMWNDLAVGALGAVVLVDVRRPKSSFAAIDFFERRGIPFVIAVNGFHGEHPYPVEDIQEALALPDGVPVLLCDARERESCRDVLISLIDRLIAEAAPAG; encoded by the coding sequence TTGGCCGGCTCTGACACCACCGCCCGGTCGTCCGGCGGGCGTTCGGCACCCGACACGGTCAAGATCCTGATCGCCGGCGGCTTCGGCGTGGGCAAGACCACCATGGTCGGCTCGGTCAGCGAGATCGTGCCGCTGCGCACCGAGGAGCCGCTGACCATGGCGGGCCTGGGCGTCGACGACCTGAACGGCGTCGAGGAGAAACGTGCCACCACGGTCGCCCTGGACTTCGGCCGGATCACCGTCTCGGACGACCTGGTGCTGTACCTCTTCGGCACGCCGGGGCAGCAGCGGTTCTGGTTCATGTGGAACGACCTGGCGGTCGGCGCGCTGGGCGCGGTGGTCCTGGTGGACGTGCGCAGGCCCAAGTCGAGTTTCGCCGCGATCGACTTCTTCGAGCGGCGGGGCATCCCGTTCGTGATCGCCGTCAACGGCTTCCACGGGGAGCACCCGTACCCGGTCGAGGACATCCAGGAGGCGCTGGCGCTGCCGGACGGGGTGCCCGTGCTGCTCTGCGACGCCCGGGAGCGGGAGTCGTGCCGGGACGTGCTGATCTCGCTGATCGACCGGCTGATCGCGGAGGCGGCCCCGGCGGGGTGA
- a CDS encoding DUF742 domain-containing protein has protein sequence MGGSDSAGRLVRPFTLTGGRTRPSRGDFTLITTVTAADPQPEAAARPQPEHARILRLCAEPVAVAELAARLDLPMSVVVIMLCDLLEAGRITIHPPHPVNRTTPDLDLLQKVREGLGRL, from the coding sequence GTGGGCGGAAGCGACTCGGCGGGCCGGCTCGTCCGGCCGTTCACCCTGACCGGTGGACGGACCCGGCCCAGCCGCGGCGACTTCACGCTCATCACCACGGTGACGGCGGCGGACCCGCAGCCGGAGGCCGCGGCCCGGCCGCAGCCCGAGCACGCGCGGATCCTGCGGCTGTGCGCCGAGCCGGTCGCGGTCGCCGAGCTCGCCGCGCGTCTCGACCTCCCCATGAGCGTGGTCGTCATCATGCTGTGCGACCTGCTGGAGGCGGGCCGGATCACCATCCACCCCCCGCACCCCGTCAACCGCACCACTCCGGATCTGGATCTGCTGCAGAAAGTGAGGGAGGGCCTTGGCCGGCTCTGA
- a CDS encoding roadblock/LC7 domain-containing protein: protein MTRPIPATHTQLDQLLTGLVERVADVNQAVVLSEDGLVVSKSTGFPRDDAERLAATASGLMSLSKGVSMDFRGGPVRQALIEMAQSFLILTSAGPGAHLVVLTGPNADVGVVAYQMNMLVKKIGEHLSAAPRDIAGPAVDPGV from the coding sequence ATGACACGCCCCATACCCGCCACCCACACCCAGCTGGACCAGCTGCTGACCGGACTCGTGGAACGGGTCGCCGACGTGAACCAGGCCGTGGTGCTCTCCGAGGACGGACTGGTGGTGAGCAAGTCCACCGGCTTCCCGCGGGACGACGCGGAGCGCCTCGCCGCCACCGCGTCCGGTCTGATGAGCCTCAGCAAGGGCGTCAGCATGGACTTCCGTGGCGGCCCGGTGCGTCAGGCGCTCATCGAGATGGCGCAGAGCTTCCTGATCCTCACCTCGGCGGGCCCGGGCGCCCATCTGGTGGTGCTCACCGGCCCGAACGCGGACGTCGGCGTGGTGGCGTACCAGATGAACATGCTGGTGAAGAAGATCGGCGAGCACCTCAGCGCGGCCCCGCGGGACATCGCGGGGCCGGCCGTCGACCCCGGCGTGTGA
- a CDS encoding sensor histidine kinase: protein MSPRTGARRRFGSIRLSLFLLALVPSVTLAGMWGLTTIQMFSEGLELRAQTELSRSTGAMGTHATLALQQERRLTAAWLAEPDSPRTALDAQRKRSDEAVAKLVGQSDAIAEAPARISDRLYGVLGSVGSLEYYRQQVDDPSDITAEQALDQYTSIIDDQIHAFQELSQVDDGDLTSQAEPLVSLDHVAELLSEEDARLTLAWTSGRLDTQGWNDFAKLVHTRRWLVDDQIVPSLRGETKTQTERILQSAEWRGLEAIEDQILATPPTGEKLSVELPELQERWVEAVDRVSPQYATMIRQQTDALLVRSADEARSLLLTAAALSAAGLLALLLCVGLSWRITRSLSRRLRGLRVATLGLAEERLPDVVARLERGEKVDPESATTPLDYGHDELGQVAQAFNTAQRTAVHTAVELADTRRGFQKVILGIARQSQNLVNLQLSKLDALERRHTDPEVLKGLYELDSTASQLRRYEENLVIVSGERPGRSWSEPVALIDIMRSAVGEVAEYQRVELHTEEEVSVAPPAVADVIHLLAELIDNATVYSPAPSPVGVRATMVAKGLAVEIEDRGLGMSDEDYASLNAQLTKAPQFDVVALADDLRLGMFVISQLAHRHGIAVTLRPSPYGGTTAIVLVPHEIVVRDVPSGGGTRERPAGTAEETPAAGERAEGLPRETAAAGVERAAAARPAAAVRTAPAPAPAPRKDGLTPLPRRVPQTSLAAELRDDVPPEADGDSGEDFTAERAASSLAGFQRGTYQARDDDDTDATPPEGADAGAAPVRVPAAHEPPTPPADR from the coding sequence GGCCGGCATGTGGGGCCTGACGACGATCCAGATGTTCTCCGAGGGTCTCGAGCTGCGTGCGCAGACCGAACTGAGCCGCTCCACCGGCGCGATGGGCACCCACGCCACGCTCGCGCTGCAGCAGGAGCGGCGGCTGACCGCCGCGTGGCTGGCGGAGCCGGACAGCCCCAGGACCGCTCTCGACGCGCAGCGCAAGCGGTCCGACGAGGCGGTGGCGAAGCTGGTCGGCCAGTCGGACGCGATCGCCGAGGCCCCGGCGCGCATCTCGGACCGGCTGTACGGGGTGCTCGGCTCGGTGGGCAGCCTGGAGTACTACCGGCAGCAGGTGGACGACCCCAGCGACATCACCGCCGAGCAGGCGCTCGACCAGTACACCTCGATCATCGACGACCAGATCCACGCCTTCCAGGAGCTCTCCCAGGTCGACGACGGGGATCTGACCTCGCAGGCCGAACCGCTGGTCTCGCTGGACCACGTGGCGGAACTGCTCTCCGAGGAGGACGCGCGGCTCACCCTCGCCTGGACCTCCGGGCGCCTGGACACGCAGGGCTGGAACGATTTCGCGAAGCTGGTGCACACCCGCCGCTGGCTGGTCGACGACCAGATCGTGCCCTCGCTGCGCGGCGAGACCAAGACGCAGACCGAGCGGATCCTGCAGAGCGCGGAGTGGCGCGGCCTGGAGGCGATCGAGGACCAGATCCTGGCGACCCCGCCCACGGGCGAGAAGCTGAGCGTCGAACTGCCCGAGCTGCAGGAGCGCTGGGTCGAGGCCGTGGACCGGGTCTCCCCGCAGTACGCCACCATGATCCGGCAGCAGACCGACGCGCTGCTCGTCCGCAGCGCCGACGAGGCCCGCAGCCTGCTGCTGACGGCCGCCGCGCTGAGCGCCGCCGGACTGCTCGCGCTGCTGCTGTGCGTCGGCCTGTCCTGGCGCATCACCCGCTCGCTCTCCCGCCGGCTGCGCGGTCTGCGGGTGGCCACCCTCGGCCTCGCGGAGGAGCGGCTGCCCGACGTGGTGGCCCGGCTGGAGCGGGGCGAGAAGGTCGACCCGGAGTCGGCGACCACTCCGCTGGACTACGGGCACGACGAACTGGGCCAGGTGGCACAGGCGTTCAACACCGCGCAGCGCACCGCCGTGCACACCGCGGTCGAACTGGCCGACACCCGGCGCGGTTTCCAGAAGGTCATCCTCGGCATCGCGCGGCAGAGCCAGAACCTGGTCAACCTCCAGCTCAGCAAGCTCGACGCGCTGGAACGCCGGCACACCGACCCCGAGGTCCTCAAGGGGCTGTACGAACTGGACTCCACGGCGAGCCAGTTGCGCCGATACGAGGAGAACCTGGTCATCGTCAGCGGTGAGCGCCCCGGCCGCTCCTGGAGCGAGCCGGTCGCGCTGATCGACATCATGCGCAGCGCCGTCGGCGAGGTCGCCGAGTACCAGCGGGTGGAGCTGCACACCGAGGAGGAGGTGTCCGTCGCCCCGCCCGCGGTGGCCGACGTGATCCATCTGCTGGCCGAGCTGATCGACAACGCGACGGTGTACTCGCCGGCGCCGAGTCCCGTCGGGGTGCGGGCCACGATGGTGGCCAAGGGGCTCGCCGTCGAGATCGAGGACCGGGGCCTCGGCATGTCGGACGAGGACTACGCCTCCCTGAACGCCCAGCTCACCAAGGCGCCGCAGTTCGACGTCGTGGCGCTCGCCGACGACCTCCGGCTCGGCATGTTCGTGATCTCCCAGCTCGCGCACCGGCACGGCATCGCCGTCACCCTGCGCCCCTCGCCGTACGGCGGCACGACGGCGATCGTGCTCGTCCCGCACGAGATCGTGGTGCGGGACGTGCCCTCCGGCGGCGGGACGCGGGAGCGCCCCGCCGGGACGGCGGAGGAGACCCCGGCCGCCGGGGAGCGTGCGGAGGGCCTGCCCCGGGAGACCGCCGCCGCGGGCGTGGAACGGGCCGCCGCGGCCCGGCCGGCGGCCGCCGTGCGGACCGCCCCCGCGCCGGCGCCCGCGCCCCGCAAGGACGGTCTCACGCCGCTCCCCCGCCGGGTGCCGCAGACGAGCCTGGCCGCCGAACTCCGCGACGACGTCCCGCCGGAGGCCGACGGGGACTCCGGTGAGGACTTCACCGCGGAACGCGCCGCCTCCTCCCTCGCCGGCTTCCAGCGCGGCACGTACCAGGCGCGGGACGACGACGACACCGACGCGACGCCGCCGGAGGGCGCGGACGCGGGGGCCGCACCGGTGCGCGTGCCCGCCGCCCACGAGCCCCCGACTCCGCCCGCAGACCGCTGA